The Devosia sp. genome segment GCCCCAACGTCTGGCACTTTTGATGATCCTCACCGCCTGCGATATCCGCGCCGTGGGGCCGGGCACCTGGACGGGCTGGAAGGGGAGCCTGTTGCGGGCGCTTTACTATGCCACCGAGCCGCTGCTCTCGGGCGGGCACAGCCAGGTGAGCCATACCGATCGCATCGAGCAGGCGCGCACCGCCTTGGCCAAGGCGCTGGACTCCTGGCCGCCGGCCGAAATCGAGGCCTATTCGGCCCGCCATTACGATCACTACTGGCTGCGGGCCGAGCCGGAACTGCAGATCGAGCACGCGCGCATGATCCGCCAGGCCGACCAGTCGGGCCAGCCCTTTGCCGGCTCGATTCGCATCAAGGCCTTCGAGGGCATTACCGAAGTTTCGTTCTATACCCCCGACCATCCGCGCCTGCTGTCGCTGATCGCCGGCGCCTGCACCATGCAGGATGCCTCGATCATCGGGGCGCAGATCTTTTCGACGCGCGACGGCCGCGCCATCGATACGTTCCGCCTGCGCCGCAGCTTTACCAGCGATGAGGACGAAAAGGTCCGGGCGACGCGCATCATCGACACGGTCAAGCAATTGCTGCAGGGGCAGCGCCAGGTGCTGATCGACCTGGGCAAGGAAAGCCGGCACAACCGGCGCCTGAAACCCTTTGCGCTGCCGGCGCAGGTCTCGGTTTCCAACGCCATCTCGGAAAAGTTCACGGTCATCGAAGTCTCCGGCCTCGACCGGATCGGGCTGCTCTATGCGCTGACCCGCGAGATTTCCGACCTCAATCTCACCATCGGCTCGGCCCATATCGGCACCTACGGCGAAAAGGCGGTGGACGTCTTCTACGTCACCGACCTCACCGGCCAGAAGATCCACGTCAAATCGCGCCAGAAGAAAATCCACGGCGCGCTGATGGGCGTGTTCGAGCGACCCGAGGACAAGCGGGTGGCCAATGGGTAGGGGCGCAACTGGCGCCCTTATTTCTCACCCCGAGGGAGAGAAGGACGCGTGAGCCTCTTCCGCAATTTTGTTTCGGTCGGCGCCCTGACCCTGGTGTCCCGCCTCGCCGGCTTCGTGCGCGATGCGCTTATGGCCGCGGTGCTGGGCACGGGGCCGGCGGCGGACGCGTTCTTTGCGGCCTTCCGCTTTCCCAACCTGTTCCGGCGCCTGTTTGCCGAGGGCGCCTTCAACACCGCCTTCGTGCCGATGTTCTCCGGCGCCCTGGAACGGGACGGCGAGGACGGCGCACGGCTCCTGGCGGCGCGGATCATGAGCTGGCTGGTGGCCATGCTGGTGGTGGTGACCATCCTGGTCGAAATCTTCATGCCGCAGATCATGGTCGCCTTCGTGCCCGGCTTCGTTGACGACAGGGAAAAGTTCGAGCTGACCGTGCTGTTGACGCGGATCATGTTTCCTTATCTCGCCTGCATGTCGCTGATGGCGGCCTATGGCGCCATTCTCAACACGTTGGGCCGGTTTTTCGCCGCCGCCTTTGCGCCGGTACTGCTCAATATCGTCAACATCGCCATGCTCGTGCCGCTGGCAACGTTCTGGGTGCAGGCGCCCGAAGAGGCCACCATCTGGGTCGCGATGGCGACCATGGGTGGCGGCGTGGCGCAATTGGTGCTGGTCTGGGTGGCCATCCAGCGGGCCGGTTTCCGCCCCCGCCTGCAATGGCCGCGGCTTGATCCGGAGGTGCGCCGCTTCTGGGTGCTGGCGGTGCCGGCCATCCTGGCGGGGGGCATTACCCAGATCAATATCTTTGTCGGCACGATCATCGCCTCGGGCGCCGACAATGCGATTTCCGTGCTGTCCTATGCCGACCGGCTCTACCAGCTGCCGCTGGGCATTATCGGCATTGCCATCGGCACCGTGCTGCTGCCCGAACTCAGCCGGCACCTCAAGGGCGGTCGCGCCACCGAGGCGCGCCAGAGCCAGGACCAGGCGCTGTTCGTCTCCATGCTGCTGACCATGCCGGCCGCCTTCGCGCTGATGGCCCTGGCCGAACCCATCGTGCGGGTGCTGTTCGAACGCGGGGCCTTCGACGTCCTGGCCACCACCCAGACCGCCGAGGCCCTGGTGGCCTTTGCGGCGGGCCTGCCGGCCTTCGTGTTGATCCGCGTGCTGCAGCCGGGCTTTTTTGCCCGCGAGGACACGATCACGCCCACCCTGTTCGCGGGCATCAGCGTCGTGGTCAATATCGCCATATCGCTCTGGCTGTTTCCGAGCCTCGTCCATGTCGGCATTGCCATCGCCACTTCGGTCTCGGCCTGGATCAATGTGATCATGCTGGCCGTGGTGCTGGCGCTACGCGGCCATTTCCGGCTCGATCTGGCCCAGTGGCGCGGGCAGGGGGCGATCCTTGTCATTACCCTCGTCATGGGTGGCGCGCTGTGGCTATTGGCGGAACGCGGCGCGCACCTTCTGGCCCCGGGCAATCCGCTCTGGCTGCAGGCGGGCGTCCTAGCCTGCCTGATCGGCTTCGGGATCGCCACCTATTTCACCCTGATCCATATTTCCGGCACGCAGCGGCTGGGCCAGCTGCTGCGACGGTTGCGGCGCGGTGGGTAGGCTCCAACACGGGGTCATTCCGGCCTGCGCCGGGATGACATCGGAGGTGATCGGGGATAAGTGTTCCAGACTTCAGTCGATCAGGCCTCTTCCATGACGTTCAGCCCCCGCGTTTTCTCCGGTATCCAGCCTTCGGGCGACCTGCATCTGGGCAATTATCTGGGCGCCATCCGGCGCTTCGTGCCGCTTCAGGACACCCATGAGACCATC includes the following:
- the murJ gene encoding murein biosynthesis integral membrane protein MurJ, which produces MSLFRNFVSVGALTLVSRLAGFVRDALMAAVLGTGPAADAFFAAFRFPNLFRRLFAEGAFNTAFVPMFSGALERDGEDGARLLAARIMSWLVAMLVVVTILVEIFMPQIMVAFVPGFVDDREKFELTVLLTRIMFPYLACMSLMAAYGAILNTLGRFFAAAFAPVLLNIVNIAMLVPLATFWVQAPEEATIWVAMATMGGGVAQLVLVWVAIQRAGFRPRLQWPRLDPEVRRFWVLAVPAILAGGITQINIFVGTIIASGADNAISVLSYADRLYQLPLGIIGIAIGTVLLPELSRHLKGGRATEARQSQDQALFVSMLLTMPAAFALMALAEPIVRVLFERGAFDVLATTQTAEALVAFAAGLPAFVLIRVLQPGFFAREDTITPTLFAGISVVVNIAISLWLFPSLVHVGIAIATSVSAWINVIMLAVVLALRGHFRLDLAQWRGQGAILVITLVMGGALWLLAERGAHLLAPGNPLWLQAGVLACLIGFGIATYFTLIHISGTQRLGQLLRRLRRGG